A stretch of Gemmobacter fulvus DNA encodes these proteins:
- a CDS encoding L-rhamnose mutarotase — MEKYAFRMTLLPGMADEYRRRHADIWPELVVLLQEAGISDYSIHLDPETDALFGVLWRRADHGMAALPDHPVMRRWWAHMADIMQTHADHAPVAVPLIPMFHLP; from the coding sequence ATGGAGAAATACGCCTTCCGCATGACCCTGCTGCCCGGCATGGCGGACGAATACCGCCGCCGCCACGCGGACATCTGGCCCGAGCTGGTGGTGCTGCTGCAAGAGGCGGGTATCAGCGATTATTCCATCCATCTGGACCCCGAGACCGATGCGCTGTTCGGGGTGCTGTGGCGCCGCGCCGATCATGGCATGGCGGCGCTGCCCGATCATCCGGTGATGCGCCGGTGGTGGGCGCATATGGCCGATATCATGCAGACCCATGCCGATCACGCGCCGGTGGCAGTGCCGCTGATTCCGATGTTTCATCTGCCATGA
- a CDS encoding ABC transporter permease → MTSPTPRHIPDRLTSPLSRALKSWEALLCVTALAIFIANALASPYFLDPWNLSDASFNFTEKALIAFAMAMLIIAGEIDLSVASIIALASTIMGLAMSMGAPVPVLVLLGIGTGLAAGAFNGLLVTRFNLPSIVVTIGTMSLFRGISYIILGDGAYTGYPAGLAWFGQGYVWWVFSVELVLFALMAAVFYILLHRTNFGRAVFAIGNNATAARFSGIRVDRVRFTLFLLTGGMSGLAAVCLTSRLGSTRPSIATGWELEVVTMVVLGGVSILGGSGSIPGVVIAALVMGLVTFGLGLLNVPGIVMSIILGVLLIAVIALPRLWARARRA, encoded by the coding sequence ATGACCTCTCCCACCCCCCGCCATATTCCCGACCGGCTTACCTCGCCCCTATCGCGAGCGCTGAAAAGCTGGGAGGCGCTGCTCTGCGTCACGGCGCTGGCCATTTTCATCGCCAATGCGCTGGCGTCACCATACTTCCTCGATCCGTGGAACCTGTCGGACGCCAGTTTCAACTTCACCGAAAAGGCGCTGATTGCCTTTGCCATGGCGATGCTGATCATCGCGGGCGAGATCGACCTGTCGGTCGCCTCGATCATCGCGCTGGCCTCGACCATCATGGGGCTGGCGATGAGCATGGGTGCCCCGGTGCCGGTTCTGGTGCTGCTGGGCATTGGCACCGGGCTGGCGGCGGGGGCGTTCAACGGGTTGCTGGTCACCCGCTTCAATCTGCCCTCCATCGTTGTGACCATCGGCACGATGAGCCTGTTCCGCGGCATCAGCTATATCATTCTCGGCGACGGGGCCTATACCGGCTATCCGGCGGGGCTGGCCTGGTTCGGGCAGGGGTATGTCTGGTGGGTGTTCAGCGTGGAACTGGTGCTGTTCGCGCTGATGGCGGCGGTATTCTACATCCTGCTGCACCGGACCAATTTTGGCCGCGCGGTGTTTGCCATCGGCAACAATGCCACCGCCGCGCGGTTTTCCGGCATCCGGGTGGATCGGGTGCGGTTCACCCTGTTCCTGCTGACCGGGGGGATGAGCGGGCTTGCCGCCGTCTGCCTGACCTCGCGCCTCGGCTCCACCCGTCCCTCCATCGCAACGGGGTGGGAGCTGGAGGTGGTGACGATGGTGGTTCTGGGCGGCGTCAGTATTCTGGGCGGGTCCGGCTCTATTCCCGGTGTGGTGATTGCGGCGCTGGTCATGGGGCTGGTGACGTTCGGGCTTGGCCTGCTGAACGTGCCGGGCATCGTGATGTCGATCATTCTGGGGGTGCTGCTGATCGCGGTGATTGCGCTGCCCCGGCTGTGGGCGCGGGCACGGAGGGCATGA
- a CDS encoding sugar ABC transporter ATP-binding protein, whose translation MQAQPVAATGTASPVLRLRGITKSFPGVRALNGVQLDLFPGQVTALIGENGAGKSTIVKILTGIYQPDEGTIAVDGQETRFTTAQAAGAAGVTAIHQETVLFDELTVAENIFIGHAPRTRLGLIDWRALFEQARVLLARIGADLNPHSKLRDLGIASKHLVAIARALSIDARVVIMDEPTAALSHKEIHELYDLVDRLKAEGKAILFISHKFDEIFRIADRFTVFRDGQFIADGQMADVTEAQLVQMMVGRAVDQIYPKRPARLGAPMLTVSGYCHPTEFADIGFTLHAGEILGFYGLVGAGRSEVMQALFGITRPSKGACRVGDDVRVIRSTAQAVEAGIVYVPEDRGRQGAVKGLPIFQNVTLPSLGRTSRHGFLRLAEEFKLARDYTQRLDLRAASLDQDVGLLSGGNQQKVVIAKWLATKPRVIILDEPTKGIDIGSKAAVHDFMSELAAEGLAVIMVSSEIPEVLGMSDRVIVMREGRIAAEFKGEAMTPENLVRAAVGIEGEAA comes from the coding sequence ATGCAGGCGCAACCCGTTGCCGCGACCGGCACCGCATCCCCGGTGCTGCGCCTTCGCGGCATCACCAAATCCTTCCCCGGCGTGCGGGCCTTGAACGGGGTGCAGCTTGACCTTTTTCCCGGTCAGGTCACCGCCCTGATCGGGGAAAACGGCGCAGGCAAATCGACCATCGTTAAAATCCTGACCGGCATCTATCAGCCGGACGAAGGCACGATTGCGGTGGATGGGCAGGAGACCCGCTTTACCACCGCACAGGCGGCAGGCGCGGCGGGGGTGACGGCGATCCATCAGGAAACCGTGCTGTTCGATGAGCTGACCGTGGCCGAGAACATCTTTATCGGCCATGCGCCGCGCACCCGGCTTGGCCTAATCGACTGGCGCGCGTTGTTTGAACAGGCGCGTGTGTTGCTGGCGCGGATTGGCGCGGATCTGAATCCGCACAGCAAGTTGCGGGATCTGGGGATTGCGTCGAAACATCTGGTGGCGATTGCCCGCGCGCTGTCGATCGACGCGCGGGTGGTGATCATGGATGAACCCACGGCGGCCTTGTCGCACAAGGAAATCCACGAGCTTTACGATCTGGTGGACCGGCTGAAGGCCGAGGGCAAAGCCATCCTGTTCATCAGCCACAAGTTCGACGAGATCTTTCGCATCGCGGATCGTTTCACCGTGTTCCGCGATGGCCAGTTCATTGCCGATGGCCAGATGGCCGATGTGACCGAGGCGCAGCTGGTGCAGATGATGGTGGGGCGCGCCGTCGATCAGATCTATCCCAAACGCCCGGCGCGGCTGGGGGCACCGATGCTGACGGTCTCGGGCTATTGCCATCCGACCGAATTTGCCGACATCGGCTTTACCCTGCACGCGGGCGAGATTCTGGGCTTTTACGGTCTGGTCGGCGCTGGCCGGTCCGAGGTGATGCAGGCGCTGTTCGGCATCACCAGACCATCGAAAGGCGCCTGCCGCGTCGGCGATGATGTGCGGGTGATCCGCAGCACGGCGCAGGCGGTCGAGGCGGGCATCGTCTATGTGCCCGAAGATCGCGGACGGCAGGGGGCGGTGAAGGGGCTGCCGATCTTTCAGAACGTCACGCTGCCCTCGCTGGGCCGCACCTCACGCCACGGCTTCCTGCGGCTGGCCGAAGAGTTCAAGCTGGCGCGCGACTATACCCAAAGGCTTGATCTGCGGGCGGCAAGCCTCGATCAGGATGTGGGCCTGCTGTCGGGCGGCAATCAGCAAAAGGTGGTCATCGCCAAATGGCTGGCCACCAAGCCGCGCGTGATCATTCTGGATGAACCGACCAAGGGCATCGACATCGGATCGAAGGCTGCCGTGCATGATTTCATGTCGGAACTCGCCGCCGAAGGCTTGGCCGTGATCATGGTCAGCTCTGAAATCCCCGAGGTCCTGGGCATGTCGGACCGGGTGATCGTGATGCGCGAGGGGCGCATTGCAGCCGAATTCAAGGGCGAGGCGATGACGCCCGAAAACCTTGTGCGCGCCGCCGTCGGCATCGAAGGAGAGGCAGCATGA
- a CDS encoding ABC transporter permease, with product MTLFKSREAILAAAILGLLALIATRFPGFIAPGNLARVFTDTSPLIILALGQMVVILTKCIDLSVAANLALTGMLAAMMNGMGVPLPLILLTVVALGAVMGAVNGFFVWKLDIPSIVVTLGTMTIYRGLIFLLTDGKWINAHQMTDGFKAFPRMVILGLPVMAWIAVAVVAGFAVLVKRTALGRAFFAVGGNPHAAVYTGISVGRTQFAAFVISGALAGFTGYLWVARYAVAYVDIAGGFELDVVAACVIGGIAIAGGAGSVGGAVLGALFLGIVKNALPVVGISPFWQMAISGSAILIAIAFNAKSSAAKGRLILKTAEHRA from the coding sequence ATGACCCTGTTCAAATCACGCGAGGCCATTCTGGCGGCGGCCATTCTGGGCCTGCTGGCGCTGATTGCCACCCGGTTTCCGGGCTTTATCGCGCCGGGCAATCTGGCACGGGTGTTCACCGATACCTCGCCCCTCATCATTCTGGCACTGGGGCAGATGGTGGTGATCCTGACCAAATGTATCGACCTGTCGGTGGCGGCAAATCTGGCGCTGACCGGGATGCTGGCCGCGATGATGAATGGCATGGGCGTGCCCCTGCCGCTGATCCTGCTGACGGTGGTGGCGCTGGGCGCGGTGATGGGCGCTGTGAACGGCTTTTTCGTCTGGAAGCTGGATATTCCGTCGATTGTGGTCACGCTGGGCACGATGACCATCTATCGCGGCCTGATCTTTCTGCTGACCGATGGCAAATGGATCAATGCGCATCAGATGACCGACGGGTTCAAGGCCTTCCCGCGCATGGTGATCCTTGGCCTGCCGGTCATGGCGTGGATTGCGGTGGCGGTGGTGGCGGGCTTTGCCGTTCTGGTCAAGCGCACCGCGCTGGGCCGGGCCTTCTTTGCGGTGGGCGGCAATCCTCATGCCGCCGTCTATACCGGCATCTCGGTCGGGCGAACGCAATTTGCCGCCTTTGTGATTTCCGGCGCGCTGGCGGGGTTTACCGGCTATCTGTGGGTCGCGCGTTATGCGGTGGCCTATGTTGATATCGCGGGCGGGTTTGAACTGGATGTGGTCGCCGCCTGTGTGATCGGGGGCATCGCCATTGCGGGCGGGGCCGGATCGGTGGGCGGGGCCGTGCTGGGCGCGCTGTTTCTGGGCATCGTGAAGAATGCGCTGCCGGTTGTGGGCATTTCACCCTTCTGGCAGATGGCGATTTCCGGCTCTGCCATCCTGATCGCCATTGCGTTCAACGCCAAAAGCTCTGCCGCCAAGGGCCGGCTTATCCTCAAAACTGCGGAGCATCGGGCATGA